The Nicotiana tomentosiformis chromosome 2, ASM39032v3, whole genome shotgun sequence genome includes the window ATACTGATTAGAATTGTAGTTGATAAACATCAAttgttaaaatatattatttaagtGTTAAAATTAATTCTATAAATAAGAGTTACGTGTAGTTTTAATCAAActaacaataagcctttggtatatttggttttaTAAAAATGACTAAAATGCCTTTAAACTTGTTTGCAAAATAatccaaattaaaatatttttatacgGAAAATGACGGATGACAGAAATGGAAAAATGTGAGATCAAAGAGAATTGTTCATTTTTATTTTGCCATACTGCGGGAAAAGTGGATCTGACTATAAAAAATCTGTTTAAATAGATCCATCATCTATATACTAAATCGCTGCAATTTTCTATGTACAACTCATGGTGAGCAGGGAATGTTATCAATAAACATAGTAACATTTTTCATTGATAACATCAAGAAAAATGAGGTAATTCGATAAAGTAACCCCTTAATAAAGCCaaacaaaatataaaagaaaTACTAAAAACTTGCCAACGAGTATTCACCATCACTAGAAGTTAACTACACAACAAAACTATTTTAAAAAATGCATAAAGTTTAGTTTAATAGATGCACACGAAGCTTTCAACACCCACTAAATGTTTTAATTTAACTTCTAAACGAAAGTCAATTACAGACAAGTTTTCAATTTTATGTGaacattttattatattaaaagaCATAACTTTTTATATACCCAGAATATTTTATTAAAAGACATTATTTCTATCCACTCAGAATATTTGACACTTTTTACCTTCCAAATTTCAGACTAAATAACTAGTGACTTATGATTATAACGTACTATTGCGTTATATTGATATGATTAACTCAGCATCCGATTTCACTTTAACAAATTGATAAAATTCAAACTCAGATGATTGAAAGATACCAAACAAATAAGATGCtataaatttattaaaaaaagataaaatagaAACTAAGATAAGATGTACTATATTGATTGTGTAACATGGGAATATATATTTTTGTTCCTCTCTTAAACGAAGTCAGTATTTATTTACTCGATTCGAaccaaaattaaattcttttttgcACTAAACGCTCACCAACTGCTCACACCCGACGTATTTTCTCTCGAtctgaaaaagaaaagaacaaaacaaAATCCAGGAGAATGATCCAAGTGTTATTCAGTGTGATATTCGCCGAAATGGCGTTAATCGTGATGTTCGTATTCAAGACGCCATTGAGGAAGCTGGTGATAATGGGCCTGGACCGTATTAAGAGAGGCCGCGGCCCAATTGTTGTCAAAACCATTGGCGGCACCATCTTCGTTGTCATGCTCTCAACAATCTACAGTGTGGTGTCGATCCGCAAACGCTGGATCGATGAAGATGGCAATATTACTCCTACTGATCAGATTCTTATGGCTCAACATCTTCTAGAAGCTTCTCTCATGGGTAATTTCTGAATCTGTTTCTATGGATTTGAGTGATTTAGCAATTGATATACGATCTTATAACTTTTGTTGCTAAAATTAAAGAATGTGTACTACGTGCTCACCTAATTGTAATTTATGCTATAGAGATATGTATGTATATCATACAGTTGCGTTTGTGCTCCCAGTGGCGGAGCAAGGGGTTCAACTGAATCCCCTTAGCCACAAAGTTATATTGTGTATATAGGTGAAAAAAATATACTACTATGTattatgaggattcatatagtcAAACTCAACTTTGTTGGAACTGATGATTGTTGTTGTATATAGGTGAAAATATCTGTATGTATATATATCAATTGTTTAATCCCTAGACATTGTGCTGTCAATATAGGTGAAAAGGTCTTTATGTGTATATATGCCAATTGTAGAACCCCTACAAGCAAGAGAGCATTTTTTTCAATTCCATTGGTGAAATTCGTGGCCCCGCCACTACAAGTACTAGGTTTTGGATTTCAATAACCAATGGTGGAGCCACATGTATTCGAGGGGTGTCAATTACAATGAGTAGCtagataaaaaaattattttctatgtgTATATACTACTGTAATATTAACACCCCTTAGCTCTTTCATGGGTTTAACTTTTTATGTTTTAAACTCGCTTAGTGAAAATCTTGGCTCCCAAAAATAACAACTAACTGATCTTTTTTCTACATGAATAGCTTTTTTTTCTTGTATTAACTGCAAAACTGATGCATATTTGTTTTTCTCTGTAAGTTTTTTTTGGATTCGATCCTTCCATGAATTGAACTATTAGTTATATTTGATACAGTATTAATTAGTTGTGGAATTTAAATAAACATCAATGACCGACTTGGAAACTAATGCTTTTAGATGGTTTCACTTACAAAGAATGTCTATTGATAACAGAGGGAATAGCTTTTGTTTCAGTTGGATGTTACACACTGAATTAATGTCAAAAGGTCCTGGACTTGCTTGACCTCTTAACTTGTTTAGCGTAAAGATTGAGATATAAGCTGGATTTAAAACAAAATATGAGAAAGAATCTCTTTTTGTGattttcctttccttgtacaAGCAATTCTCCTGGCTTTTTTGTAGCCCTCCAATCAATAAGTGTAGATACTTGGAATGAATTTTATGTCTATACCATGTGTTTAAGTTCTCAGCTACAGTTCTGTTTGCACCACAATGGTTTATGTAATTATCTAAAATTATTCTCTTTTGTAACATGAAGTGATGCATTTGATCTTTATTGCCTTAAACATAAAGAGGTATTAGAAGAACTATAAAGCACGCAAACCTTGGTGCTCTTTGGATGAAAGAGGGAAGAGTTGAAATATTGGTGCAAAATGCTAATGGAAGGAATTCCCTTGTCCTACCACTACAGAATGGAAAAATGCCAGTATTAGGGGAGCATCAAGATCTCTTTAGGGCTTGCAATGAACGTGATGTGCTTTCTGTTGGATGTTATCTATGCATATTAATTTGAGAAATAAACCAGAAAGGTGTAATTTAAAGAATTTGTTAACTTTGAAGGGTTTAATGCTTCCATTGATGAGCATCTCTCTCTTATCAAGGGGTTATAAGTTTGTTGCCTTTTCTCTCTTCATTCTTCTTGTCCCACTAACGTCTTTCTTCCGAGTCTGAGTCTCACATGGGATTTTTGTGCAGGTTTTTCCCTATTCCTTGCTCTGATGGTTGACAGACTGCACCACTATATAAGAGAACTTCGTATAAGGAGGAAGAGCATGGAAGCTGTGAACAAGCAAAACAGAGGTTTTGAGGATGGGAAAAATGGAGCTTGTGACGATATGAAGTCTTTGGAGGAAGAGGCAAGTGCATTGCGTTTAAAAATAAAGAAGCTGGAGTTATGTCTGGAGGAAAAGGCTAGAGAAACAAGCGATGCAGAAGCCAATTCAGTTGCTCTTAAAAAGCAATCAGAAAACTTTGGTCTTGAAAATGATTCCTTACTTGAGGATAACCAGAATCTCCGCGCTCAATTGCAAGCACTGGATCAGAGATTGTCATCTGATACCAAAAAAGATTCATAAGGAATCTCGTTTCACATATCTTCCGTCGTTACGAAGTTATGGTGTGATTTTCTTTTAATAGCTTAGTATCATTCGTGCTCAAAATATGGACACCAGAGTGTAGGAAATTCTAAGTTACCATAATTTTTTGTGATTTCACTCCGGAATAGGCTCTATGAAGGACTTCAAATATTTGTCCTAGCGAGCTGCATTGCCTGATGGAATCTTTCCTCAATTAGTTTACTACAACTTGTCTATATGTGCTGTTATTGCCAAATTTATCTGTCAAGACAGCTGTCTGAAAAGTACTATGTAGTTTTGATTTTTGATATCCTAGTTTTAATGTCTTGAACTGCAATTGATTTCTATTTCCATGTGGTCCTCATTAGCTAGGTCTAAGCTTGAGCTTTCTTGCCAACATTAGGCAATACTAAATTTGATTTTTGCAGCAATGGATTTTAATTAAGATGCACGACAACACATTCAACCAGTGTATTACGCCATATAGATACACACAAGaaaaacaacaataagaacaAGCATACACTAACGGTACCACATATCTTGTCAAGGAGAGAAGCCAATATTTACAAGGTTTTTCTCTTGCAATACCTTAGGTTCACACTTTTACAATCCCATTTGCTGATGACCAACTTAAGGGCAAGTCACTACAACATTTGGGAGCAAGGGAACAGGGGGTGGAGGTGGCTTTTGCATTTTTTATTTCACTAAGCTGCTTCTGCAAATCCAACTCTAAGTTTGCCAAAATCAAAGACGGTGTGATATCGACCCATGAAAACATCCCCCAAGATCCTGCACCACCAAAGCCATAAGCAAACAGCATTATCAAAAGGGAGCTGGTATAACTTTTCTAGAATAACAGAATCTGCACGTGTGTTAAGACGAGAAGAAAACATACCAGAGAGGTCCACGGGGTGGAGGAACATCCAAGGCAATGAAGCCACTAATACATTGTGCAGCAGGACCCTCGCCCACCTTGAGTATGTACTGGTGACAAGACAAGCATGCAAGCTTAGTACAATCATATGAACTTACCAAGCAAAGAAACTGATATCAAAGCTCGACACACTTCAATGAAATTAATTATCCAATCATAAGTTAACTTATCAAGCAAAGAAACTGATATTGAAGCTCGACACATTCAATATCATTAATTATCCAAACTACACTTAGCTGTCATGGTTGAAATTTTCTACAAGACAAGTGTACTTCTCTTGAAAGCAGCGTAACACCTTGCTAGCTAATCTAGTGAAAACCAAAAAGAATTGAACTGCCAAACTGAAACATGACAAAAGGATTCTACAACCAACCACGTCGTTCAGAAGAATCAAAAGCCATTTACAAGTTGAGAAGACACCATGTATACTACAGAAGATTGATATCAGACATACCTCCTCAGGAGAGAGGTCAAATGTTCTGCCACCAATTGTGAAGGAAACACTAGGCATGCCAGAAAGTTTTCCACAATCAACAGCAGATTGTCCCATTGGGCTTGGTAGTCGCTCGCAAAGCTGTTAAAGATGGTCAGTAATCTAACCTAAGATGAGAAGAGAAAGCATGTGACTGATGCTATTTACCTCATTCACATAGTTCAAGATGCGTTCTTGGGTCTGGTTCTGTCTAAGTTGGTTCTGCATCCAGACAACCGCCATTTCACAAGCGGAGCACATAGCATCATGCAGTCCTGAAGATTTGCCAGCATTCTCATCTACAACACTCTCAATGCCCATACTACACGTGGAGGACATAAATCCACTCAGCACACATTTTATAATAGGATTTAACATATCAAATGATTGGCCAAGGTTAGGAAAGAAATGATTAGCCTAACCTAATGCCACGAGTTCCATCAAAGGTGCATAACCCAACCTGCGAGCAGATCTTCTTTGGATGTGCCTGTTAAGACGCCAATCCATCAGAATATTGGGAAGGCAACTAGTAGCACGAAACCACCCTCTTTGCAGATACCACGGAAAACTATTggtaaaaacaaaaacaaactaTCAACTAAAATAATTAATTGCTCACCTCCGCTAAAAGCATATCCATTATTGTTTGTCCATACTGTTCAACAACAGCTTTGCATTGTTGGCTTACAACCCCCGAGGCGCCAATGGCATGATTAATCATAGTGATAACAGTCTGCAAGATAGAGGAGGAAGGATACAGTGATGAGAACTAGAAAATGTAGTAGTAAAGCATTTCACTACTGCAATTGTCTAGACAAATAAAGCTGCAGCTTTTTCCTTGTATCATATTTGTCAACCATGCCTTAAAGATGAGAAGAAAGAAGCAGTTCTCAAGTTGCATTAATTTAATAAGACAGAAACAACaggcaaaagttaaaaaaaaacatTTCTTAGGTATGACAATCAACAAGGTAGTTTGTCCTGATACTGGGATGAACATCAATTCCACTGCACTTCCCGTCGTCCTTTTTTTgaataggaaaaggaaaaaacGAGAAAAGTTCAAAGGAATGGCTGATTATTATTTAACTGATATTCCAACCAAAAACTAAACCTATTCATCGCTCGAAGATTGTTGAAGCTACACATGAACAAGAAGGTACAAAAAATATTCTGAGCTAGTTCACTATTGAAAATAGCTGAATAATAGGGACAAAAAGTGGAATATGCTTTGGAGAATACCGTTGGACCAGCCAAGAGAGAAGTCCCAGAATCCGCTATTGCAGAACATCCATTGTCACAGTAACCTACATTATTCAGTATGTCAATACAACGAAAAAGCAGGGAAATCATGGGAAAGTGCTCTCATCAATATCCTCGAAATCTCCACacacaaaaaaatagaaaaggaagTAACGTAACATACCAGTAGCTTGACCATCAATCAGAACATCACCCATGTCAAACTGCATATTATATTCTGAAGAGTAAGAAAACAGTTGCAGAAAGCAAAACATCAATCTTCCGAAGATATAGGGATATTTACCTGCCAATAACCTTTCCGTGTGACTGGGACATAGGTGTGCTTTCCCTTATAGTGGTTAGGATCAACCCCACCAAACACAATTTCGCCCCCTTCGTCTTCCTTTGTATTTCGGTTGAGCCAAAATGAGAAGACAGGCTCCTTGACAAGACCCTGTTTGACCATGTTGTACCTATAAAACACAGAAGAAACTGTCAAGACCGGTATCACTTAAAACTTTATATAGAAGAAAATGTTCATGAAATTCTGCAATCCAGAAGATAAAATCATTTCAATAATAATGAAATTCACAAGGCACGCACTTGGTTAATAGGAAATTGAAGAAACATTTGGAAAGAAGAGAACGCAAACAAAATAAACCCACATACCATACTGGAACAGCATTTCCAACAGAAATCTCCTGGAAACCAAGACCCAATATACCATCAAACTTGGCTACCAAAAAAGTCACACTGGGTTCTCTTGTTGCCTCAATGAACTCCTGATGTCATTAACAATCTCGACAGATGAGAGACCATATATTcaagaaacataaaaaaaaattaaaaaaaaggaagTGAGAAGCCACATTCACCTGATTTTGCACAATAAGGTCACCGACTTTAACGCTATCTTGACTGAAAAATCCAGATATTGCTCCAGTACCATAACGAATTGCAGCAGACTTCCCTGTATGGCATATTAAACAGAAAAAGGTTTGGATGAACAGGTTCTTATGTCAACAACCAATTGAACACGTTGACCAACTcaacgacagagaagaatattcAAAGGTCATATCAAACACACAGCAGACATCAATTTTCCAGGAAAGTAAATTATGATAGATATCAAAACTCAATAAAGGAACTCCAGCATAACAGATTCCTTGATAGACAAAACAGTTTAAAAGGCACAAGCTTTTATTGCAAATCATGAGTAAAAAAAATCAGAGAGATAACATTAGCACATTTTTGGCAGGGAAAGCCAACAACATAAACTTgccaaattatatttttcaacaAAAAACTTTGATACAAGGCACATAATTGGATGACAACAATAAAAATGGTGAGggtttcctttattttctttttaaaaaaatcctAAGTTGGTAGCAGAGTTAATAGTTTTGATCTCAAAACCTAAGACATGTCATGTATAATGCCAATAATGGAACGCTTTCTCTTACAAGCAAGCATTGAGcataaataacaagtataagAGAAAAGCACGTGTCGTGTTGCAATTATCAAATATAGACAAAGGTCAGAAACAGACCATTTTTCTTATAAGTGCTTGATTGGCTTGACTTATACTTGGAATGGAAAAAACAGGGAACCTGCACAAACATAGAGAAACATAAATATTGATGATCATCAAATTATGTAGCCAATACTAGCTTTCTCTATTATGCATTCTTTTAAGGAAAAAAATAACTTACTGAGAAGTAGCACTTTGATGAAGGCACCCACAAATTAGAGCTACCAGTATCAAAGATGACTGTGAACTTCTGAGGGGGAGAGCCTATACCAATCTCCCCAAAGTACTGAGCATCCATATAGTTCTTCAGTGCTACAATGTCTGTATCCTCAGAGGCCCCAAGATTACCATGGAAGTTATTATACTTCCTAATAGAGGCTCTCACAGCCTCGCCCTCCTTGGACTCGACGCGTGCAGCAAGTCGATTGTTTTGATCAAATTTTATCTTTTTCAGTCCAATTCTAACCAAGCCATCATTTGACGTAGACAAGGCCAAAGGAAATAACAGCGATGAGAGTAAAATGGTGACAAGAAAAGCTTTTGCTCCCATATTGACCTAGGCAAATCATCACTTTGAGTTAATAAAATTTAGGCCAAGCAATTAGTGAAGATATattaaattcaacaaacaagagAAAATGCTCAGAAGATCAAATCACTCATGTTATGCCTGCTGCATGTTTTTAATGGATAAATGACAATCTAATGAGACTAAACTCAATCGATCACTCAATCAACTTTGCCTCAGTCACAAACTAATTGGAGTTGAGTGGATGAATCCTACCATATATTCTGCTCTTACTGGTAAATTATTTTTTCTAAGGCAAGAGATGATTCTTATTCTGGGAAATTTATAAGCTACATATTACTTCATCAagctataataaaaaatggaAGAACCCAAGTAAAAACAATAGCCTAAAAAGTGGAGCTTTGTTTATCTACTCCCCTTTTAACCCTCTTATCACTAATCACATGCCTTGCTCCCTAGCAACAAAACCACCACACGCACACAAATTGCACTTGCATAATAACAAGTTTACCTGGTAATTATTTTCCCAAAATTTATGTTTATAACAGCAACCCGTCAAAGCACAAACATTGCTAAATGCCATAAAAGGTGAAAATAACACTAAACAGAACATCAATTAAAAAGATGAAGGGAAAAAAAAGTACTTCAATTTTTAACAGATACAATCCTCGAGAACAGAAAACCAAGGtccaaaagaaaaatgaaacataaACAGAAATAGTTCTTTCTTGCTAAGGAAAAAGCCCAACCTTGAAAGTAGTAAAATCATGAGACAAATATATGAAATGAAGCACAAAACCTCTAATACCCAcagaaacaaaaaaagaaaaaagaaaaaaaaaggataaaaTATATCGACAAAAAGAGAgttaattttttcttaaataGAAGAAAAAGGAAACAAAACAACTACTCACCAGTTCGATGAAGCAAGAAAGCAGAGAGAATGAATAAGAATAGAAGTTTGGAGATGCTTTATTGCATGAATAaataagagaagaaaaaaaggaaCCAACTTTCAGACCCACTAAGCTGAGATCAGCTACCGTTCCTCAAACAATTCCCAACCGTTGGATTTATTTAATTTGGACCTTTGATTATCAGTTACAAAATCGTTTTCCCAAGATTCTTTTTTACAAGAACAGTTTTTAGCCGTTGGTTTTGTACATCAACGGTGGATAAAGTGTGATAGAATAAAGTGGGTCCAAGGGAGAAGATTAAAGAAAAAGTAATTAGGTTTTGATAAGGATATATTAAAAGTCACTGAAAACGACGAGGCAGTGGAGTGGGACATGACCGAAGCCTTACGCGGCGGAAATGTATGAAACATTCTTTAATTGTTGTTCAGCTTTGCACGCGACAGCGACACATTGCTTTTTTATGTCACTCTTCTGCCGCTTCAATGAGAATAGAAAATTCTTCTGCCCGTTGATATTTTCTTGGTAAAAGATCTAAATTTTCTTTTAGAAAGGGTTTAGATTTACCATCCGTCAGTAGTTTGAGTCAAATTAATTTTAACggaataagaagataaaatttatttttgttaACTAACAACAGAAGCTTATTCGATTCAACCAATGTATATATTTGCACTGATTTTCAACCTACTAATTCTGTATCTAAGATTACTCTATGGATTCATGTGCGGCAATTGCATCCTTTTTATGTACAAATATATACTTTGAAGGAACTATAAAACTTTATTCCGATAAGTAGCAACACGATATtcaagtctaaagaaaataacaCTTTGACGCAGAGATGCTAAAGTAGTCGAGTTATGGGATGGCAAAGGCCTTCAATCTTGTAGAAATGACACCAAGTTGCCACTCTAAATCGCTTGTAATATGGATAAATTTTTATGATATTTGTCGTGACATAATattcattataacaaatttgtggttcatgacatttgtcatgacataatatctattattaggccaaggatttcttgttataaatagaatagtttctcctcatttgaaaacacatcaattcaagagcgtttcactcttgtctttatttctcctcctttatttcattatagagtattttgtaagagagtgagtgttggaaaacacttgtgtgaaccctttctttggagtgatcttgtgaggttattctcttggggtatttggtaattagagtatttactctaattttgtactcttgttggtatagtgaaattgcttctctccgcttgtggacgtagatcaccttgaccgaaccacgttaaatttgtgtcttctttatcttctttaattactGTTATTATCAATTTgcattatttttgttattatcattataatgttgtttggctaaattctgcactacccgATTTTTCAATCCTAACAAATTGGTGTCAGAGctagatctaaccgggttagtttaaaaagctaaaatgactctaacaaagtcttatgttgagaaatttgaccgaagtgcaaacttcggaatgtggtaattaaagatggaagctatcctaattcaggatggcttagatttggcattgCAAGTaaaggagaagatgccggataaaatgacggacgaggagtttgtcgtcatagacaaaaaggcaaaaacaggtattattttaaatctttcaaatgaggttttgcgtgaagttgcagcagaaagctcagccaaaggcatatgggaaaagcttaaaaccctatatatgaaaagaacaatagaaaacaggctttacctaaagcaaaaactctacacttttcgtatggctg containing:
- the LOC104119606 gene encoding uncharacterized protein, translating into MIQVLFSVIFAEMALIVMFVFKTPLRKLVIMGLDRIKRGRGPIVVKTIGGTIFVVMLSTIYSVVSIRKRWIDEDGNITPTDQILMAQHLLEASLMGFSLFLALMVDRLHHYIRELRIRRKSMEAVNKQNRGFEDGKNGACDDMKSLEEEASALRLKIKKLELCLEEKARETSDAEANSVALKKQSENFGLENDSLLEDNQNLRAQLQALDQRLSSDTKKDS
- the LOC104119605 gene encoding aspartic proteinase-like isoform X1; this encodes MAFSNVCALTGCCYKHKFWENNYQVNMGAKAFLVTILLSSLLFPLALSTSNDGLVRIGLKKIKFDQNNRLAARVESKEGEAVRASIRKYNNFHGNLGASEDTDIVALKNYMDAQYFGEIGIGSPPQKFTVIFDTGSSNLWVPSSKCYFSVPCFFHSKYKSSQSSTYKKNGKSAAIRYGTGAISGFFSQDSVKVGDLIVQNQEFIEATREPSVTFLVAKFDGILGLGFQEISVGNAVPVWYNMVKQGLVKEPVFSFWLNRNTKEDEGGEIVFGGVDPNHYKGKHTYVPVTRKGYWQFDMGDVLIDGQATGYCDNGCSAIADSGTSLLAGPTTVITMINHAIGASGVVSQQCKAVVEQYGQTIMDMLLAEAHPKKICSQVGLCTFDGTRGISMGIESVVDENAGKSSGLHDAMCSACEMAVVWMQNQLRQNQTQERILNYVNELCERLPSPMGQSAVDCGKLSGMPSVSFTIGGRTFDLSPEEYILKVGEGPAAQCISGFIALDVPPPRGPLWILGDVFMGRYHTVFDFGKLRVGFAEAA
- the LOC104119605 gene encoding aspartic proteinase-like isoform X2, with the translated sequence MGAKAFLVTILLSSLLFPLALSTSNDGLVRIGLKKIKFDQNNRLAARVESKEGEAVRASIRKYNNFHGNLGASEDTDIVALKNYMDAQYFGEIGIGSPPQKFTVIFDTGSSNLWVPSSKCYFSVPCFFHSKYKSSQSSTYKKNGKSAAIRYGTGAISGFFSQDSVKVGDLIVQNQEFIEATREPSVTFLVAKFDGILGLGFQEISVGNAVPVWYNMVKQGLVKEPVFSFWLNRNTKEDEGGEIVFGGVDPNHYKGKHTYVPVTRKGYWQFDMGDVLIDGQATGYCDNGCSAIADSGTSLLAGPTTVITMINHAIGASGVVSQQCKAVVEQYGQTIMDMLLAEAHPKKICSQVGLCTFDGTRGISMGIESVVDENAGKSSGLHDAMCSACEMAVVWMQNQLRQNQTQERILNYVNELCERLPSPMGQSAVDCGKLSGMPSVSFTIGGRTFDLSPEEYILKVGEGPAAQCISGFIALDVPPPRGPLWILGDVFMGRYHTVFDFGKLRVGFAEAA